DNA sequence from the Candidatus Afararchaeum irisae genome:
CGGAGCCGGGCGATCTGATAGCCATAAAGACGGGAAAGCCGTCGGAAGACTGCGACGAGGTCGAGTCGTGGGTCTCTAAGCTCGACGGCGGCGAGCTCGTTGAGATACGTGACTCCGAGTCAGGCGTAGTCGCGTATATAGAGCGTGTATGAATTAGACCAAGCTGACAGAGACTGCGAGGGACACGGTCACTCCGTTCACTGTCCCTCGATTCTCACTT
Encoded proteins:
- a CDS encoding sulfurtransferase TusA family protein, with amino-acid sequence MVGSKSATLKDCDAVIDVEDEVCFMPIMNAKKELDSSEPGDLIAIKTGKPSEDCDEVESWVSKLDGGELVEIRDSESGVVAYIERV